The genomic DNA GCCCGCTCTGGATTTCCGGTCCCCGTGCGCCTAGACCATTGGGGCTCACCGGCACGCACCGCGCCCGACCGGGCCGCGATCCCTGAACGCCAGCGAGGCTTACGGCTTTGGCCCTCCCCGTCAACGAACGCCGGCGCATCATGCTGCTCACGGGCGCGAGCCGGGGCATCGGCCACGCCACCGTCAAGCGCTTCTCGGCCGCGGGCTGGCGGGTGATCACCTGCTCGCGCCACGCCTTCCCGGAGAACTGCCCCTGGGAGATGGGGCCCGAGGACCACCTGCAGGTCGACCTCGCCGACGCGCAGGACACGGTCCGCGCCGTCGAGGAGGTGCGGGGCCGGCTCGCCGCCGAGGGCGGGGTGCTGCACGCGCTGGTCAACAATGCCGGCATCTCGCCGAAGGGGCCGGAGGGCGAGCGCCTCGGCGCGCTGGCCACCGAGTTCGACACGTGGCAGCGGGTGTTCCAGGTCAACCTCTTCGCCACGATCCTGCTGGCCCGGGGCCTGCGCGAGGAACTGGCCCGGGCGAAGGGCTCGGTCGTCAACGTGACGTCGATCGCCGGCTCGCGCGTCCACCCCTTCGCGGGGGCAGCCTACGGCACCTCCAAGGCGGCTTTGGCGGGCCTGACCCGCGAGATGGCCGCCGATTTCGGACCGCTCGGCGTGCGGGTGAACGCGATCTCGCCGGGCGAGATCGACACGTCGATCCTGTCGCCCGGCACCGAGAAGCTCGTCGAGCAGATCCCGCAGCGCCGGCTCGGCACGCCGGACGAGGTCGCCAAGGCGATCTACTTCCTGTGCACCGAGGCCTCGTCCTACGTGAACGGGGCCGAACTCCACATCAACGGCGGCCAGCACGTTTGACCAGATCGGACGCTTCCTCGGGCGCGGCGTCCGCGCGCCGGAACCCGGCGGCGCGCCGCGGGCGGCGCGCGCTCGCCCTCAGCCTGCTCGCGTGCGTCGCGCCGGTCGCGGTCGCCCGGGCCGAGCCCGGGATCCGGATCCTCGACCTGCCCTTCAAGGTGCGGGCGCTGCGCGGCTCGCGCAGCGAGGCCGCGGTCTCGGTCGCGACGTCCGGGCTGCTGCCGATCACCGGCGGCAAGGCCGGCGCGCAGACCGGCGCGCAGACCGGCGCCCAGCAGGCCGGCGACGAGGAGAGCGCGCCGATCGCCGTGGTCTGGGGCGACGACGGCGGCGCCGTGCTCGCCCTGGCGGAGGGCACCGTCACCGTGCGGCCGATCGGCAGGGATGCGGTCGAGGGATTGACCGCCGCCGAGACGCCGCGCGGGGCCCTGCCGGGCTCGCGCCGCGCCCTCTCGGGCCCCCTGAGCGCCTACCTCACCGGGCGCACCCGCGCCCCCGACGGCGGCGCGGCCGCCGCGGTCCTGACGATCCGCGAGCGCCAGCCGATGGCGGTGAGCACCGATCCGAAGCCCGTTCCCGTGGCGACCGCGACGGTGCCGGCGGGGGGCGAGGCCGTGTTCGCGCCCCTGCGGCCGCGCCTGCTGCGCCTCGGAGGCCGCCCGGCGCTGCTGGCGGCGACGCTGTCCGGCGCGGATTCCGGCGGCCTCGCGCTGATCGACCGGCCCGCTGGCGATCCGGGCGCGGCCTGGGCCGTCGCTGCCCGCACGCCCGCCCAGCCGGGACCGCCGCTGAAGATCGCCGGCATCGCGGACTTCTCCGGGTCCGGCGCCCCCCAGGCCGCGACGGTCAGCGCCAGGGGCAGGCTCCAGCTCTGGACGCTGCGCCCCGACGCGATCGAGCCCGCCGGCGAGGCCGCGGGCTACGCGGCCGGCGACGGCGATTCGGATCTCGCCGTGACCGATCCGGCCGGCGGCAGCCCCGAGCTCGTCCTGCCGGTGGCGGGCCGGCCGGAGATCGCCTTCGTGGCGGCCAGGGGCGGCCTGCACGAGCGGGCGCGCGTGCCCCTGCCCGCCCCCGCCGAGACCGGCATCGTCGTCCTCGGCGCGGGCGCGACGGCGCGGCTGCTCGTCGGCCTCGCCGACGGCCGGGTGGCCGTCGTGGCAACCGACGGGGGCAAGCCGTGACCGCGGGCGCACCGGATCCCGACAGCCGCCTGTTCCCGGCCCGGCCCTTCGTGGGCGCGTCGATCGCGGTGATCCGCGGCGACCGGGTCCTGCTGGCGGCGCGGGCCAACGAGCCGATGCGCGGCGTCTGGACCCTGCCGGGCGGCCTCGTGGAGGCGGGCGAATCCCTGGCCGAGGCGGCCCTGCGGGAGCTGTCCGAGGAGGTCGGCCTGCCGGCGGAGGTGGTCGGCGTGCTCTCGCCCACCGAGATCATCGTCCGGGACGAGGCCGGCCGGGCCCGGCATCACTACGTCGTCCACCCGCACGCCGCCCTGTGGCGTGGCGGCGAGCCCGTGGCCGGGCCCGAGGCCCTGGGCACCCGGTGGGCGACGCTCGCGGAGGTGGCGACCCTCCCGACCACGCCCGGCCTGGCCGACACCCTGCGCGAGGCCTTCGCGCGGGTGGCGGCCCGGGGCGAAGACGGGAGCGCGGGGATGCGGGGCGGGGAGGCGACGGCGTGAGGCGCCCCGCGACCCTCCTGTGCCTGCTGGCGCTCCCGTACTTGCTGGCGCTCCTGGCCGGTCCGGTCGCCGCGCCGGCCCAGGCGCAGCAGCGCTCCGGCCGGAGCGGCGCGCCCGCCAGGGAGGCCGCGAAGGAGGCGCCCAAGGACGCGTCCAAGGACGCGACCGCCCCCGCGGACGTGCCGGCGCCCTACGACCGCGACCTGCTGCGCATGTCCGAGATCATCGGTGCCCTGGCGTTCCTGCGGAACCTCTGCGCGGCCCCGGACGCGGCCGACTGGCCGGCCCGCATGAAGGCGCTGATCGACTCCGAGGGCGTGACCCCGGCCCGCCGCGACCGGCTGGCCGGTGCCTACAACCGGGGCTACCGCGGCTACGCGCTGACCTACCGGGTTTGCACGCCCGCGGCCCACGAGGCGGCCGCCCGGTACGTCGCCGAGGGCGACCGGCTGTCGCACGCCCTGGCCGGGCGTTTCGGGGGGTGATGCAGGCGCAACACACGGGGCGCCGATGCCGGCGAAACACCGGATTTGAGCGTCCGTGTTAACCGATCCGAAATTCTCGGCTGGCCGAGCCGCCGGGACCTGCTTATCATCCATTGTGTCCGCCGGGCCCCGTGTCCGGCGCAATGGAAGTATCGGGCCATGCAGCACAGCTCTCACACCGCCCCCATCGAGGTCGATGTCGAGGAGAAACGCGTCGCGCTGAGTTACGTCTCGGAAGCGTTCGCGGAAGGCTGCCTCGATGGACTCGACGGTGACTGCATGGCTCAAGCCGCCCTGTTCGCGGCCTTTCAGGAACTGGTGACGACGTACGGCGAGGAGGCCACGGCCCGCTACGCGGAGGGCTTCCCTGAGCGCATCCGCGGGGGGGCCTTCACCACGACGCTCCAGCATTGAGCCGCATCGCGCGCGTGAGCGCGGACGGTTGAGGCGCGGGCGGTCAGCGACTACGTCCCGGATCCGCGGTCCGGCCCGCCGGACCGCCCGCTCCCCGAGGAATCGCCGCCCATGCCCGTCGCCCTGCTGCCGGATCGCGCCCTGGTCACCGTCACCGGGCCGGACGCCACGACGCTGCTCCAGGGCGTCCTGACCTGCAACGTCGAGACGCTCCGGCCCGGTGAGGCGCGCCTCGGCGCCCTGCTGACGCCGCAGGGCAAGATCCTGTTCGATTTCCTGATCTCGCGGATCCCGGACGGCTTCCGGTTCGACGTGCTGGCCGACAGGGCCGCGGACCTCGCCAAGCGCCTGACGCTCTACCGCCTGCGCGCGCAGGCGACCATCGCGGCCGACCCGACCGTCGCGGTCGCGGCGGCCTGGGCCGGCGCCACCCCGCCCGCCGCGGAGGCCGTGGCCGATACCCGCGCCGTCGATCTCGGTGCCCGCCTCTACGCCGCCGCGGGCGCCTTCTCGGCGGACGCCGCCGAGGCCGACTACCACGCGCACCGGATCGCCCTCGGCGTGCCCGAGGGCGGGCGCGACTTCGCCTTCGGCGACGCCTTCCCGCACGAGGCGCTGATGGATCAGCTCGGCGGCGTCGACTTCCGCAAGGGCTGCTATGTCGGCCAGGAGGTGGTCTCGCGGATGCAGCACCGGGGCACGGCCCGGACCCGCATCCTGGCCGCAGCCTACCCGGACGCGG from Methylobacterium radiotolerans JCM 2831 includes the following:
- a CDS encoding SDR family NAD(P)-dependent oxidoreductase, whose product is MLLTGASRGIGHATVKRFSAAGWRVITCSRHAFPENCPWEMGPEDHLQVDLADAQDTVRAVEEVRGRLAAEGGVLHALVNNAGISPKGPEGERLGALATEFDTWQRVFQVNLFATILLARGLREELARAKGSVVNVTSIAGSRVHPFAGAAYGTSKAALAGLTREMAADFGPLGVRVNAISPGEIDTSILSPGTEKLVEQIPQRRLGTPDEVAKAIYFLCTEASSYVNGAELHINGGQHV
- a CDS encoding NUDIX hydrolase — translated: MTAGAPDPDSRLFPARPFVGASIAVIRGDRVLLAARANEPMRGVWTLPGGLVEAGESLAEAALRELSEEVGLPAEVVGVLSPTEIIVRDEAGRARHHYVVHPHAALWRGGEPVAGPEALGTRWATLAEVATLPTTPGLADTLREAFARVAARGEDGSAGMRGGEATA
- a CDS encoding YgfZ/GcvT domain-containing protein, which codes for MPVALLPDRALVTVTGPDATTLLQGVLTCNVETLRPGEARLGALLTPQGKILFDFLISRIPDGFRFDVLADRAADLAKRLTLYRLRAQATIAADPTVAVAAAWAGATPPAAEAVADTRAVDLGARLYAAAGAFSADAAEADYHAHRIALGVPEGGRDFAFGDAFPHEALMDQLGGVDFRKGCYVGQEVVSRMQHRGTARTRILAAAYPDAAPAPGTEITAGGKVLGTAGSAAGNRGLATIRLDRLGDALAAGETPRAGDRPVTLERPACATFAMPDAATSAAE
- a CDS encoding TIGR02301 family protein; the encoded protein is MRRPATLLCLLALPYLLALLAGPVAAPAQAQQRSGRSGAPAREAAKEAPKDASKDATAPADVPAPYDRDLLRMSEIIGALAFLRNLCAAPDAADWPARMKALIDSEGVTPARRDRLAGAYNRGYRGYALTYRVCTPAAHEAAARYVAEGDRLSHALAGRFGG